The following are encoded in a window of Lactobacillus intestinalis genomic DNA:
- a CDS encoding sugar-binding transcriptional regulator has translation MTQLSNEELASIAHDYYLSKLNIADISQKYNLSRYLITKALDDAEERGIVKISIQQHTKRNEELERQLQSRFHLKEVFILENLSTKNQDSEAIVNFAAKQIQNYAQTAKNIGMTWGTLMLDVINEFTHEDRDDLTFVQLLGQTLNSKKRKTSLVQEASNKFNSRSISLPAPLYALNSDFIQALEKEPFYHELHSYYKNLDLIFSGIGTFQSIQVDQFLMKNYAPTLFKGIDQKKVAGLIFGRPYDIEGNFYQEVGKHVCGINLDEIMQTPTRFVIVKNRFKTNALLGALRTGVITHLVTNSAIAEQILEKSK, from the coding sequence ATGACGCAATTAAGTAATGAAGAACTCGCAAGTATCGCTCATGACTATTATTTAAGCAAACTAAATATTGCCGATATTTCACAAAAATATAACCTATCAAGATACTTAATTACTAAGGCACTAGATGATGCAGAAGAGCGCGGAATTGTTAAAATTAGTATTCAACAACATACCAAACGTAATGAAGAATTAGAGCGCCAATTACAAAGTCGCTTTCATTTAAAAGAAGTTTTTATTCTGGAAAATCTTTCTACTAAGAATCAAGACAGTGAAGCGATCGTTAATTTTGCAGCTAAACAAATTCAAAATTATGCTCAAACAGCCAAAAATATCGGAATGACTTGGGGAACTTTAATGCTAGATGTTATTAACGAATTTACACATGAAGATCGAGATGATCTCACATTTGTGCAATTATTAGGACAAACTTTAAATTCTAAAAAGCGTAAAACTTCCTTAGTTCAAGAAGCTTCTAACAAATTCAATTCTCGTTCAATTTCTCTTCCAGCTCCTTTATATGCTTTAAATTCCGACTTTATTCAAGCTCTTGAAAAAGAACCTTTTTATCATGAGCTTCACTCTTATTATAAAAATCTCGATTTAATCTTTTCAGGAATTGGCACCTTCCAATCCATTCAAGTCGATCAATTTTTAATGAAAAACTATGCACCAACTCTCTTTAAAGGAATTGATCAAAAAAAAGTTGCTGGTCTAATTTTTGGTCGTCCATATGATATTGAGGGCAATTTTTACCAAGAGGTTGGCAAACATGTCTGCGGAATTAACTTAGATGAAATTATGCAAACCCCGACCCGCTTTGTCATTGTCAAGAATCGTTTCAAAACCAATGCACTTCTAGGTGCATTAAGAACTGGAGTTATCACCCATTTAGTAACCAATAGTGCAATTGCTGAACAAATTTTGGAAAAATCCAAATAA
- a CDS encoding threonine/serine ThrE exporter family protein: MTESDSATKARRKLSHHHHMKIRWEEFFKSDDDTLAKDATLVEKGSLVGRVGIMLLSCGTGAWRVRDSMDTIARTLGITCSADIGLVSIEYTCFGVRNQSYSQTLSIPSTGVNMTKLNELEKFVHQFKKGHGHWTLGQIKNRLDEIDNFKTTYPTWISGLASGLACAGFIFLLGGGIPEVICAFFGAGFGNYVRSEMGKHKLTLVAKIAAGVAVACATYFVAFTILRLLFQINYDHAYGYIGSMLFVIPGFPFITSGLDMSKLDMRSGLERLTYAVLIIVIATMAGWAVAMILGLHPGSMPKLGLSPLVLTLLRFIASFCGVFGFSIMFNSKPSMATMAAISGAVANTLRLSLVDFDHVPAALAAFIGATVAGLLASIVRNKVGFPRIALTVPSIVIMVPGLYMYRAMFNFGMTNINIGAYWITEALMIVAALPLGLLTARILTDKKWRHVDW; encoded by the coding sequence ATGACAGAATCAGATAGTGCGACAAAAGCACGACGTAAATTATCACATCACCATCATATGAAAATTCGCTGGGAGGAATTTTTCAAAAGTGATGATGACACTTTAGCAAAAGATGCCACTCTTGTTGAGAAAGGCTCTTTAGTTGGACGTGTAGGAATTATGCTCTTATCTTGTGGAACAGGAGCGTGGAGAGTCCGAGATTCTATGGATACGATTGCTCGAACTCTAGGAATTACTTGTTCAGCTGATATTGGCCTAGTTTCAATTGAATATACTTGTTTTGGGGTTCGAAATCAGTCCTATTCACAAACTCTTTCAATTCCTTCAACTGGAGTTAATATGACGAAGTTGAATGAATTGGAAAAATTTGTTCATCAATTTAAAAAAGGACATGGACATTGGACTTTAGGACAAATCAAGAATCGACTAGATGAAATTGATAATTTTAAAACTACTTATCCTACTTGGATATCTGGATTAGCTTCTGGACTTGCCTGTGCAGGATTTATCTTTTTGCTGGGTGGAGGAATTCCTGAAGTTATATGTGCTTTCTTTGGAGCGGGATTTGGTAACTATGTGCGCTCAGAGATGGGAAAGCATAAATTAACTTTAGTTGCCAAGATTGCGGCTGGAGTAGCTGTAGCATGTGCAACATATTTTGTAGCTTTTACAATTTTACGATTATTGTTCCAAATCAACTATGATCATGCATACGGTTATATTGGGTCAATGCTGTTTGTGATTCCAGGATTTCCATTTATTACATCTGGTTTGGACATGTCTAAGCTTGATATGAGGTCAGGATTGGAACGATTAACATATGCTGTGTTAATTATTGTGATTGCAACAATGGCTGGATGGGCGGTTGCGATGATTTTAGGGCTTCATCCGGGATCGATGCCAAAATTAGGCTTAAGCCCATTAGTACTCACATTATTGCGATTTATTGCTAGTTTTTGCGGAGTATTTGGTTTCTCTATTATGTTTAATTCCAAGCCTTCAATGGCTACCATGGCGGCAATTAGTGGAGCAGTTGCAAATACTTTGCGTTTAAGTTTAGTGGACTTTGATCATGTACCGGCTGCCTTAGCGGCCTTTATTGGGGCAACTGTCGCCGGGTTACTTGCAAGTATTGTCCGCAATAAAGTGGGATTCCCTCGAATTGCGTTGACTGTGCCTTCAATCGTGATTATGGTTCCAGGACTTTATATGTATCGAGCAATGTTTAATTTTGGAATGACGAATATTAATATTGGTGCTTACTGGATTACGGAAGCATTAATGATTGTGGCCGCTTTGCCATTAGGCTTATTAACAGCTAGAATTCTAACTGATAAGAAATGGCGTCATGTTGATTGGTAA